The genomic region CGGCGCAGCACCACCCAGTATTTCCCCGGCGGGAAGGTTTCGGCATCGGGCGCGACGGCGAAATCGAGCCAGCCGTAGCCGGGAAGGCGTTTGACGTTCTCCAGGTAGACCGGCCGGGAGCGGACCCCGCGGGTCAACCCGGGCTTCCCATCTTCGTCGGCCACGATGTCGAGGTACACGGTGCCGTCGCCGCCGAACTTCCTCATGGCGAGCGAGACCTGTTCCAACCTGAGCGGCCTATCCAGCACAAAGGCCTGGGCGTAGACGCTGGTGGAGGTGGCGTATTCCGCCGTTTCCCGCTCCAGGGAAGCCTCGCCGCGATTGCCGCTGTTGGTGTAGAAGTCGAGGTTGGCAGGGAAGTGCGTGTTGCCGAAGATCACCCTTCCGGCTGCGTCAGGCTCGACCGGCGGCGGCCCGCTCGGTTTTTTCTTCTTCGGCTTCGGCGCCGGTTTAGCAGGTGCCGGGGCCGGTTCCTTTTCCAGAGGCTTCGGCTCAAGCTTCGGGAGCGGCGCGGGCTGCGGCTCGGGTTTCGGGAGCTCGCTCTTCGCCTCTTTGACAGGCGCCTTTGGTGCCGGCTTGGGCGGAAGTTTCGGCTTCGCCACAGGCTTCGACGGGAGTTTCGGTTCCGGCTTCGGTTCCGGCTTCGGTTCCAGTTTCGGTTCCGGCTTCGGTTCCAGTTTTGGTTCGGGTTTAGGTTCCGGTTTAGGTTCAGGCCTGGGCGTCTGCTTACCCTCGCGCTTCGGTTCCGGCTTCGGCAAGGACGGCAGTGAGGGGACGGGGACCGGGAGCGCCACAGGCACGGGGAGCGGTGCAGGCGCCGTGAGCACAGCGACCTCCGGGGCCGCGGCGATCATCTCGAAGCTCGCCATGTAGCCGCGCGGCTCGCTCCCGGAGCCTTTCAGGTTCAGGTCGACGAGATCGCGGCTGTAGTTGCTGCTGATCGAGGCGCTATAGCGCGGCAGCACCGGGGCCGCCCGCCAGGAGGTTCCGATCTCGCCGCATTCCAGACCATGGGCGTATTTTATGTGGCGCGTGGAGGTGAACTGCTTGGACTGCTGCGGGTCGCAGGGAAGCCAGCCGAGCCCGGGGAACCAGACCTCGATCCAGGCGTGCAGCCCCTCCCCCATCCCCTGCACCAGCGAAGAGCCGCGGTTGTCCAGCGGGATCTTCCACTTGTCCTTGAGGGTCAGCCCTACGGCGACGCGCGCGGGGATCCCGGAGGCGCGCAACAGGGCGCAGGCCAGGTGCGCGTAGTTCTGGCAGTTGCCGGTGCCGGTGGAGAGGCCGTAGAGGGCGTCGTAGGACTTGGGAGGGGTCTCGTAGCGGATATGGTCGGTGACGAAGTTGATGACGGCATCCACCGCTTCGCCCTGGTTGGCGGCGTCGGCGGTAAGCTCCGCCGCCTTTTTCACCACTTCGGGGTCCGTCGCCTGCACCTGTTTGGTCGGTTTCAGGAAGAGCCGGACGTCCTCCGGGACCTGGCCGACAGGAAAGGGCGCGCGCGTCTTGACCGGCGCTAGCGTAGCGTCTATGGCGGTGGTGTAGACGATGGTGGCGCGAGCGTCTCCCGCGAGCTTGCGCCAGGTGACCACCTTGTAGCTGTTGCCGTAATCGTCGGTCTCGTCCTTGACGGAGTCGGGCTGAGGGTCGAACTTGAGGCGATGGTCGGTGAGGCGCTGGTTGAGGCTCGCCACCTTGATCGCCGCCGGTAGCGGGAAGCGGTAGATGAGCTCGGAGAGCTTTTCCTCGACGCCGAAGGTGACCTGCTGGGTCACCGTGACCTCGCTGGAGATCTTCCCCGCGACGACGAGCGTCTTAGCCCGGCAGGGGACCGCCGTAACCAGGATCAAAAGCGCCAACAACAGTCCTTTTTGCAGCATGAGCTCTCCTACCTGAATCTCGCGCATAGCTTAAACAGCTACAGGGATGCGGGGATCGGGGACAACGACAGAGCCGCCATCATCCCCTACCCCCTTCATCCCTGTTTTACGCGTTGTCATCACGGCCTGAAACCGCCGTTGCCGCTCTACTTCAGTACGAAGGCCACCTTGGCGCCGGCCAGGAAGTTCCCTTTCTGGTTGGCGGAGAAGATGGTTACCGCGTCCTCGTCGGTGACCTGCAGGTCGGCGGCGCTGACGGTGCCGCTTGCCTTAACGACCAGCGGGTTCTTGATGCCGCGCGCCTCGAGTGCGGCTTTAGCTTTCTCCACGCTGTTGGTGTACTCGCCGCAACCCTGCTCGACCAGGACCTTCTGGCTCACCTTGGACGGGTCGTAGAGGAGCTCGTTCTTGGCGCTGAAGATGCGGTTGATCAGTGCCGGCCTGAAGTTCTGCTCGGTGGCGTCGACGATCAGACCGTCGTAGCTCTCCGGCAGGCGCTCGACCTTCGCCTTGAACTTCGGCGCGGGCTTGCCGTCCACCTCGGTCAGGCTGCTTTTAAGCTCCGGGTCCTTGAACATCTTCTCGTACATGGAGGAGGCGAAACCTTTGGGGCCGTGCATGCCGACCTTGACGATGGCGACCGCGGTGTCCGTCTCCTTGCTGTACTCCTGCACCACGATCTGGACCCCTTTGACGGTCCCGGTCACGGCGCTCCTGATCAGGTCGCTTTCGAGCACCCCGTCCTTCACCAGGGTATCGCCGACAAGGGCGAAGCCGTTCAGGTACTCGGCAACGGCTCGCTGTGCGGTGACGACGGCGGCGCGTTTCGCCCCCATCTCCCTCTGCGCCTGGCTCAGGTTCGGGTTGGCGTTGGCGGCGGCCTCGCCGTAGAACAGGATGCTCTCCTGGCTGAAGGCGGCGTTGTCGTCCCTGCCCGACGGGCTGCCGGTCAGGGTGAGGTTTTGCTGGCTGAGCCAGGTCTTGGCCTTGACGAAGGTGTCGTCCAACTGGATGGACATGTCGTCCTCGGCGTAGGCTCCGCCCACCATCCCTGCCACCAGCAACGCCCCAACAAGAAGTCTCTTCATGATTCCCTCCGTTATTGAATTTGAAATGTTGACCGGCGACCCGGTTGTTAGTAGATGTTCCTCTTCTGGTTCAGCACACGGATGGCCAGGAGTGCGTCGGCGCCGTCCACCGGGTCGTTCAGGCGGAATTCCCCGGAGAGCTCACCCTCCATGATGCCGCGGGTGGTCATGTTGATCACCGCGTTGTAGAAGGGGGAGGTGCTCCGGACGTCGGGAAACGGCGACTTCTCCTGCCCGAAGTAGGCGGAAGCGAGCTTCTCGTCGCCGGTCAGCTTGATCAGCACGTCCTCCAGGATGAAGGCCATCTCGCCGCGGCTCACGCTGTCGGCGGGCTTGAAGAGCTGCGCCTTGGTGGTCTCGTCGAACTTGGGCTCCATGCCGCGCACCTTCCACTTCATCATGGTGAGCACCTCTTCCTTGAAGGGGTGGTTCAGGACATCCGCGGGGGTGAACTCAGGCTTCATCTTCGCGAGCTGCGAGGCAACCGGGATCCTCCCGGCAAAAAGCTGGTCCAGCTTCAGTTCGTCCACGAGGAGCGCGGCCAGGTCGGCACGGGTGACGGCATCCTGCGCCGCTATCTTCTTGCCCACCTCGCCTACGGTGATACCCGCCATGGCGCGCACGATGCGGTCCGCTTTCTTCCAGGCGCGGTCGGCCTTCTCGTGCCACTTCCCTTCGCGGCGGGCGTTCAAGACATCGGCGAAGCGGTCGCGCGCCTTCTGGAACTCGAGGCCGTCGAGGTAGGCGACCCCCATGTAGTAGATGAGCGCCTCGCCCCCCTGGTAATAGGTGAGCGCCCGCTCGTCGAGCTTCAGCTCGCTCCCGCTGCGGAAGGCTTCCTCGGCCTGCTTCAGCCAGTTCTCGTCCTTGACCAGGGTGTGCACCCGGACCTTCGCGGCGTAGTAGTCGAATTCCTCCTCGGGGCGGTCCGCAAACTTCTTGGCCTTCTCCAAGTTGGCAAAGGCACGTTCCAGCTCCACCGCCTTGAACTTGGGATCGGCCTGCGCCTTCACCTTTTCGGCCGAGACTATGGCAAGCCCCGCGTACGCCTTGGAGAACTTCTCGTCGAGGTAGACCGCGCGGTCGAACTTCTCCGCGGCGACAGTCAAGCCGCCGCTTTCCAGGGCCTTCATCCCAGCGAGGTAGTGGTGCTCGGGGTTATCCTCGGGCGAAAGGCTGCGCACCTGCGGACCGGCGCATCCCGTCACCGTCGCCAGGACGGCAACCAGCGCGAAAAGCATGAACAGCGTTTTTTTCATCATCGTCAGCCTCCATGTGCTTCTGGCATAAGCTTTGCGGCTTTAACGGCCACTCAAGCAAAGCAGGAAAACCTGCCCGACATCATGAGACGGACAGGCCCGATATTTCCCTCGATGTTTTTCCTTACTGCACCGTGTAGATCATCCAGCCGGTCACCCGCCCCTGCGGATCGGCGGCGAAGATCATCTCCCCCTTCTGGTACAGGTAGTAGGTCCCCTGCCGGGAGGTGACCATCCGGGAGGGCTCTCCGTATTTCGCAGCGAGCTCCTCTGAACTGCTCCCCACCCCGATCCCGCGGGAGCTCTTCTCTGCGTACCCTTTCCCGGCGGAAACGAGGCGGACCAGCTGACCGTCAACAGAGATGAGCATGTCCTCCCAGCCGCTTCCCTGGCGGGAATACACGGTGATGGTCGGTTCCTCCTTGTCCACCCCCTTAAGGGAGAAGGTGGCGACCTCCTTGCTCTTGACGAAGTCGTCCCGAGGGCTGATCCGGGCGATGGTCTCGGCCCCGCTTGCCTCGCTCCCGCCGAGGATCTTGGGAGCCGCACCCTTTTCGTCCTGCAACTGGGCCAGGTTGAAGGCGGCGGTGCCGCTCCCGAGGTTGCGGGCGGCGGCCATGTCCACCATGGCCTTCTCCTTGTTACCCCCCTCGGCGTAGGCGATGCCTCGCACCACGAGCGCGTTGGCCAGCGTGATCGTCTCGTTGTTTCTGCGCGCCATCTCCATCGCCTTGTTGGCGAGGATGATGGCGTTGTCGCGGTCCCCGATCAGCGTGTCCACGGCGGCAAGGTTCACGTAGGCTGCGGCGTAGCCGCGGTCGCGCTGGATCGCCTTGTCGAAGTTGTCCGCTCCCTTTTGCAGCAGGCGGTTGCGGCGCTCTGCAAATTCGTCCGGGAGTCCCTTCGCCCTTTGCCCCTTCGCCTTGAGCCTCGTCTCGGCGTCGAACTCGAAGGGGTAGCCGAATTTCAGGGCGCCGGGACGGAACAGGCGCAGCGCCTCGGAGGCGTAGGCGACCCCGGCGTTGTTGAACATCTCGCGGCTCGGGAAGGTGTGCGCAAGGTGCTCGAACAGGCGCCCAGCCGCTTCGTATTTTTCCAGGAGCAGCAGCCGGTTCCCCGCCTCGAACACCGGAACCAGCTTGCGCAGGTTCGCCTCGGCGCGCTCCGCAATCGCCTCGCGTTCGGCGCGGGTGGGGTAGTTGGGAAGCTTGCTGGGGAGCTTGTAGGAGGCGTAGATGAGCTCTATGGCCCGGGGGGCGACGCCGAGCGTGTCGTAACCGGCAAGGTGGCCGTAAAAGCCGCCGAAGTAGTCCGCCTCGGTCTCCCTCTTGATCACGTCCTCGTAGCTTGCCGCCTTGATCATCTTGCGTCCCACCTCCAGCGAGGCGAACGAGTTGCCGAAATCCCCCACCCAGCCGTGGCGCATGTAGTAATGGGTCAGCTCGTGCCCGAGCAGGAAAGCGATGGCGCTCTCCTGGTCGTCTCCCAGCGAGGCGAAGAGATCGAAGATTTTCTCCTCGATGGCGATGTAACCCGCCTGCAGGGGACCGCTGTCGGCGTCCAGGCCGATGGCCCCTTCGGTGCCGGGGTCGGACCAGGCGACCGCGTTGCGGCTTGAGGCACCGACGGGGGAGACGATCAGTCGCGGGGGAACCCTGCCGTCGCCGAAAGCGCGGGCCACGCTGTCGTAGATCGCCTTCACCTTCTGGTACTTGGGATGGTCGGTCGGGAGCGAATCCACGGCAAGGGAGGTGGCGGCGGAAAAGAGCAGGACCAGGGCAGGCAGCAGGGCGGTAAAGCGCCCGATCCAGAGCCGTTTATGTCGTGTTGCCGATGCGGAGTAAGGCACCTGGCGCCCCCTTTTAGTAGTTGACCGTGACCCTGACGGTGAATTCCTTCTCGGAAAACCGCCCCTTGAAATCGCTGATGGCGACGCGGAAGCGGTAGGAGCCGGGAGGAAGCGAGATGCTGTCGACCTTGACGCCGTCTTTGTCGGCGTAGGGCTTGATGCGTGGGGTGAGGTCGATGTTGCTGCTCTTCAGGCACTCGAGCTTTAGCGTGTTGACGTCGACCTGCGATCCGTCCCTGGGGGCGAAGGAGACCTCAAGCGGGAAAGTCCGGTCGCCGGCCGTGACCTCCAGGTCGCGCGCGGTGATGGACGGCCCGTCGCTGCGCAAGGCCGCGGCGAAGCCGAAATTCCTCGCCTCCGGGAGGGCCGCCTCCTCCATGGTCAGCAGCTGCAGGGGAGCGGCGCAGATCCCGGCCTGGACCAGGGTGAGGGTCAGCAGAAAAAAAACGCCGGCGATGGTAAGGAACCTTCTCATAACCCTCTCCTTCATAGTCAACCTGAATGCCTGCCACGCTGCATGGGACGGGCTAAAAAGCCTGCAGCAGGACGAGCAGCTCCTTTTCCACCAGCTCCAGGTCGAGGTTTCCCGGCCGCTTGAGCCTCTGGTCCAGCTCCTTCAGTGCCAGGACTGCAGGTACAGGAACCCCCTGGTCGGCGACCTTGTTTCCGAAATAGCGCGGGACGCCGGCGGCGAGGTAATCGCGGTTTCCCGTCTTCGCCGCAAGCCTCGCCCCTTGAGCCCAGGCGCCGAGGCGCGCGAACGGGAGCTGTTCCGTGGGAACCAGCCTCTCCAGTTGCCCGCTTGCCCCGGCGAGCGTCGAGGGATCGGCTCCCCGCTCCAGCTGCGCCACCACCCACTCCAGAGGGGAGCGATCCGGGTTTCCCGCCAGCGACTCCAGAAGCGGCGCCAGACGCGCTGCCTGCGCCTGGGCGCGGTCGCCGTCGCCGGCGATGAGTTCCACCTCCAGGTTCATCAGGCTTACCCCGATGCGAAAGGCAACGCTGCTTGCGTCCGCCGAGGTGGCGAAGCCGAAGTTCTTGTCCTGGGCCATGGAAAGGGAGGCCAACTGGGCGGGGTCCCCCTTCGCCATCAGCAGCCGGGCCAGCCGTGCGCCGTCGGGTGCGTTTCCCTGGGGGACTCCGCCGGTTCTGCGTTGGGCGGCGGCAGACGCGATCTGTTCCCTTGCCGGCAACCGTTCCGTATTGGCATCGGGGAGCTGCGCCATCTCCTTCGCGGGGGGAGGGTCGCCGTTTCGCCCGGCGGAAGCCGCCGTTTGCGGGGAAGCCGCTTGATCGGAGCGCGCTACCATCCCCCGGTCCGGTTCAACCGTCCGCAACTGGAGCGTAACCGCGATCACCAGCACCGCAGCGACGGCAAGGGCGGAGGGAAACAGCAACCGGTGCCGCTTCTGCTGCGCCGGTGCCTCGGAAAGTTGTGAAGCCGCGATGAACAGTTCGCGGCAGTGGTCGCAAGAGGCCAGATGCCCCAGCAACCGGTCGCGCTCCTGGCTGGAAAGCGACCCGTCCACGAGCCCTGCCGCCGTTTCCAGCGCCGGGCATCCTTCTGCCGGCTCGGCGTCGGTCAAGCCCCTGGTTAGCGCCTTTCCTAATGCGGAATCATCCTTTTTCATAGTCGCCGCCAATTCCACCTGGTCAGCCGCGGGAGTCGCCGCGGCAAAGAAATCCGATCTCTTCCCATGTGACGGACAACGGTTGTTTTTCCTGCAAAAAAATAAAGCTCAGACTAGGTCCTTGAGGGTGAGACCCCGGCGCAGAAGCGATTCGCGAAAACGGACCAGGATCCTGCGGATCCGGGCATCGACTCCGTTCTCGGTGGCCCCGACCAGTTTCCCTATCTCCTTGAAGGACATGGGAGTGCTGCCGTCGGTAGGGAAACGAAGCCGCAAAAGAAACCTCTCCTCGCCATCCAGCCCAGCCAGGAGATCCTGCACCGCCTGCCGCGCACCACTCTCCCGCTGGGTTTCGATCAATACCGCCTCGGCGTCCTTGCGCGGGTCCGGCACCACGAACTCGACCTCATCGTCGACCGCCACCCTGGTTCCCGGCACCAGCCATACTTCCTCCGGGTCGGAGGCGAGCAGCATCTGCGACCTCGCGCCGCGTCCCCGAATCTTCTCCAGCATCCCCTGAAGTGCCTCGAGCGGCTCCCTTATGCCGTGGTCGACCTCCAGGTGGCTGTGCGCCTGCGAAAGCGTGCATCCCCTGTGGTAGACGAGTTCGTAGAGACGCTCCGCCACCTCTCCCAGCTCCCTGGCGCGCTCTCGGGCCCGGCTGCGCCCTTTCTTTTGCCGCACCAGGTCTATCACCAGGTTCGCCACGATGGTGGTGAGGTAGGTGGTGAGTTTTGCCTTCCCCTTGAACTCGCGCAGGGCCTTGAAGTCGTCCTCCCTGAGCCGGTCCAGCACCTCGTTCAGAAGCTCGTCGCTCTGGTTTTCCAGGTCCAGCCCGTCGTCGCTTCCCGCCGTGAAACCGTCCCCCCCGGCGCCGGTCATCGACTGCAGCACAGCCCGGCGGCACTGCTTCTCGATGTAGCCAAGGTTGTCCGTTATCAGCCGCGCGTAGGCGCCCCCCTCAGGGTGCTCTGAGGGGGGTCGCTCTGCGAAGAAACTACGGGGCTTGAACAGTTGCATGCCGGTATCCGCGGGCGTAGCATTAACAGCGAGAATTTTTTATCATTAACCGTGAGAAATGTAAATATCTTTACCGTCTTATGCTTCAGCCGACAGCGGGTAAAGCGCCGGCTGCGATTAATGAACTATTTCCGGTAGCTCAACTTGATGAGATAAGGGGCATAGCTCTCCAGCTTCAACTTGGGGTTGCGGCTCAGGCTGTTGGCCAGGTAGATGGAGTTCTCGGGATAGCTCACCAGGAACTCGTTCACGCCTGTCGCCTGCACCTCGCTGACCCAGGCCGCGCCGTTGATCGCCTGCTTCACGTCGAAGGTGCCGTCGAGGCCGTCGAAGCCGTCCACCTTCACCGTGATCTTGCGCGATACCCCCTTGATCTGCTTGGCGAATTTCTCCAGCACCCCCGGCATCGCCTTCTCCGACAGGCTCTGCATCCCCTTGGCGGCCGCATCCTCGAGGCTTGCCGCGGTCCCCTTGGCCTCGGAGCTCCCAGCGCCGACAATGAGGAGCCTTCCGGAGTCACGGTCACGGGTCAGCAGGCGGTAGGTCAGCCGGACCGTCACCCGGTTGAAGGGGGCCTCAATGCCGTAGCCGATCTCTTCCCCCTTCTTCTGCGAGACGGTGTAGTCCACCTTGCCGATCAGGAGCAGGTTGCTCAGGTACTTGCCGAACAGGCTGCGCATGGTCATGAAGTTGCCGCTCTTGATCGCCTTGTCGACCGCCTCCGCGTCGAGTACATCGGCGGGGGCCATGTCCGTCACCGTGTACCCCTGCTCCACCAGCTTCTCGATCAGGCTCTCGGAGACGATGTTGCTCTCCTCGTGCTCGTCCTCGACCCTATGGTTCGCGACCTTCGCCTTCACCAGCGTTCCGCGCCTGTCGCTCACCTTTGCGTTCGACTCGGACTCCAGAAGCACCCGCGGCTTCCGGGCGGGAAGAAAGACCGCCACCGAATTGTTCAGGGCAAGCGAGGCCAAGGCCTCGGCGGCCTTGGACGGCTCGACGCAGGCGTTCACCGTGACGTGGTAGAGCGCGGGCTCCTTGTGCTCCTTTATCACCTTGTACGAGGTGATGGTCCCTTTGGCATGCACGCTGACCAGGTCGTCCAGAAGGGCCGAGTTTTCCACCACACTTTCGGCGCGGACCTCGACCCCGACGGCGCTCTCCAGGGCGGCCCATCGGGCACGCGCCGTCGCTTCCAGCTTCGCCGAGGCGACATCGTTGTTGACGACGGCGGCACTACCCTCGCCGTTATAGCAGTTGTCCTGCGCGCAGGCGCTGTCGACGCAGAGCGCGAAAAGCGACAGTACGCCGATGGCGGCCGCCGCTTTAGCCGTGAAGAGATGTCTCAAGATGTTCCTCCCTCCGTACATCAAACAAAACCTCCAGTATCAGAATCCAGGCCCGCCAGGAGCAGCACGTGCAACTGATGGATAAGGCAAAACCGGATATAGGTCGCCGCAGTGTAAATATCACTTAGTGCTGGTTAAAGACAACTATTTTATTTCTTGGAAATGACAATCCCCACCCACTATGTCTTTAAAAGCAGCCGTCCTTCTGTCACACGCAAGCGCTATGTCTTCATCCTCACCAGCACACATATCCCGGATACGGCTTGAGGCTCTTGAATCTATCGGCCGGAGTCAGCGCCGCTCAAGCAAAATTTGGACGATCCTCCGCCGACGCTTGAATAACTCCGGGCTTGTCCTAAAGTCATAGCTATGTCCGAAGACGTCCTTAAATATTTCCACCCGCTGATAGCCGGCTGGTTCAGGGAGACCCTGGGGGAACCGACACTGGTACAGTCGCGTGCCTGGAGCGAGGTGATGCAAGAGCGGCACGTTCTGGTGACTGCGCCGACCGGAAGCGGCAAGACGCTGGCCGCATTTCTGTGGGCCATCAACCAGCTGGCGACCGGGGCCTGGGAGCGCGGGGAAACCAGGGTGCTCTACGTCTCCCCTCTGAAGGCTTTGAACAACGACGTGCGCCGCAACCTGATCGCGCCGCTTTCCGAGCTGCGCGATTACTTTGCCCGGAACGGCGTCCCCTTCCCAGAGATCGGCGTGCAGACCCGCAGCGGGGACACCCCGGGCGACGAGCGCAGACGCATGCTGCGCCATCCTCCTGAGATCCTGATCACCACTCCCGAAAGCCTCAACATCCTCCTCACCTCGAAGGGAAGCAGGGTGACGCTCACCGGCGTCGCCACCATCATCCTGGACGAAATCCACGCCGTCGCCGGGAGCAAGCGCGGGACGCACCTGATCACGGCGGTGGAAAGGCTGGTGCTTCTAAGCGGCGAGTTCCAGCGCATCGCGCTTTCGGCCACGGTAAGGCCGCTGGAAACGGTGGCGGATTTCGTTGGGGGGCTCACGCAAGCCGGAAGGGAGCATCTCCCCCGGCCGGTCTCCATCGTCAGGGGCGACCGCGCCAAGCGTTTCAGCCTCACCATCAGCGCACCCGAGGAGGCCGGCGATCAGCGCGCTGCGGACGAGTTCTGGCCCGCGCTCTCGGCCCGGTTCGCCCAGATCATCGCAGAGCACCGCTCCACCCTCTTCTTCGCCAACAGCAGGCGCACCACGGAAAAGGTGACCCGCCTGATCAACGAGCTCTCCGGGGAAGAGCTCGCCTATTCCCACCACGGCTCGCTGTCCCGCGAGATCCGCCTCGCCGTCGAGGAGCGGCTCAAGCGCGGGGAGCTGAAGGCGATCGTGGCAACGAACTCGCTGGAGCTCGGCATCGACATCGGGCGGCTGGACAGCGTGGTACTGATCCAGACGCCCCGCTCCATCTCCTCGGCGATCCAGCGTATCGGCCGCTCCGGTCATGGCGTCGGCGAGGTGAGCTCGGGGATGCTCTTTCCCACCTACGGCATGGACTTCGTCTCGGCGGCGGTCATCGCTCGCGCCATCGCCGATGGGGAGATCGAGGAGATCCGCCCGGTGGAGACCCCCCTCGACCTGCTGGCCCAGATCGTCCTCTCCATGGCTCTCCCCGAAACCTGGCAGCTGGACGATCTCTACGACTTCCTGAAAGGTTGCTACCCGTACCGGAACCTTTCCCGGCAACAGTTCGATCTCGTCATCGGGATGCTGGAGGGGAGGTACGCCGATTCCCGGGTCCCGGAACTGCGCCCCAGGGCGACGGTGGACCGCCTGGAGGGGACCATCTCCACTAGACCCGCGCTTTCCATGCTCGTATTCATGGAGGGGGGGACCATCCCGGAGCGTGGGTACTTCGAGCTGCGGCTGAAAGAGAGCGGCGCGAAGATCGGGGAGCTGGACGAGGAGTTCGTCTGGGAACGGAGGATCGGGGACAGTTTCGCGCTGGGGGCGCAGGTCTGGCAGATAACGGATGTGACCCACAGCACGGTGCTGGTGGTCCCGGCCAGGAAGTCGCAGCAGATCATCCCTTTTTGGCGTGCGGAAGAGCTTGACCGCGATTTCTTCTACTCGGAGAAGATCGCGTCGTTCCTGGAGTACAGCAACGGGCGGCTCTCAAGCAAGGGGCTGGTCGAGGAACTGGTGCGGCGCCACTTCATGGACGAGCCTGCGGCGCAGTCACTGGAGAGCTACCTCAAGCGGCAGCGGGAGGCGACCGGGGCGGACCTCCCCCACCGCCACCACCTGCTCGTCGAGCAGTACCACGACCCGCTGGGGGGCGCCGAAACGCAGCAGGTCATCCTGCATACCCTTTGGGGAAACAGCATCAACCGCCCCTTCACCTTCGCACTTTGCGCCGCCTGGGAAGAGCATTTCGGCTACCCGCTGCAGGCTTTTTACAACAACGACGGCATAGCGCTCCTGCTCCCCCACGAACTGGACGCCCCGGGCCGGATCCTGCGGCTGGTGGAGCCCGAGCGGATCGAGGCCCTATTGCGCGGCACGCTGGAAACTACCGGCTATTTCGGCGCCCGCTTCCGGGAGAATGCCGGTCGCGCCCTGCTCCTTTCGCGCAGCAACTTCAAGAGAAGGATGCCGCTTTGGTTGAACCGACTCCGTTCCAAGAAGCTCTTCGCCTCGACTGCCAGGTACCGCGACTTCCCGGTGCTCCTGGAGACCTGGCGCTCCTGCCTCCAGGACGAGTTCGATCTCACGAACCTGAGACTGCTCCTGGAGGAGATCCAGGACGGAAGCATCAGGATCACCAAGGTGAAGACCACGACCGCCTCCCCCTTCGCACAGGGGCTGATCTGGCTGCAGACCAACAAGTACGTCTATGAGGACGACACGCCGGCGGGCCTGGGCAAATCGGCGCTCGGGCAGGACCTTTTAAAGGAACTGGTCTTCGCCTCCCACCTGCGCCCCCGCCTCCCTGCCGAGTTGATCCG from Citrifermentans bremense harbors:
- a CDS encoding S-layer homology domain-containing protein: MMKKTLFMLFALVAVLATVTGCAGPQVRSLSPEDNPEHHYLAGMKALESGGLTVAAEKFDRAVYLDEKFSKAYAGLAIVSAEKVKAQADPKFKAVELERAFANLEKAKKFADRPEEEFDYYAAKVRVHTLVKDENWLKQAEEAFRSGSELKLDERALTYYQGGEALIYYMGVAYLDGLEFQKARDRFADVLNARREGKWHEKADRAWKKADRIVRAMAGITVGEVGKKIAAQDAVTRADLAALLVDELKLDQLFAGRIPVASQLAKMKPEFTPADVLNHPFKEEVLTMMKWKVRGMEPKFDETTKAQLFKPADSVSRGEMAFILEDVLIKLTGDEKLASAYFGQEKSPFPDVRSTSPFYNAVINMTTRGIMEGELSGEFRLNDPVDGADALLAIRVLNQKRNIY
- a CDS encoding sigma-70 family RNA polymerase sigma factor, translated to MQLFKPRSFFAERPPSEHPEGGAYARLITDNLGYIEKQCRRAVLQSMTGAGGDGFTAGSDDGLDLENQSDELLNEVLDRLREDDFKALREFKGKAKLTTYLTTIVANLVIDLVRQKKGRSRARERARELGEVAERLYELVYHRGCTLSQAHSHLEVDHGIREPLEALQGMLEKIRGRGARSQMLLASDPEEVWLVPGTRVAVDDEVEFVVPDPRKDAEAVLIETQRESGARQAVQDLLAGLDGEERFLLRLRFPTDGSTPMSFKEIGKLVGATENGVDARIRRILVRFRESLLRRGLTLKDLV
- a CDS encoding zf-HC2 domain-containing protein — its product is MKKDDSALGKALTRGLTDAEPAEGCPALETAAGLVDGSLSSQERDRLLGHLASCDHCRELFIAASQLSEAPAQQKRHRLLFPSALAVAAVLVIAVTLQLRTVEPDRGMVARSDQAASPQTAASAGRNGDPPPAKEMAQLPDANTERLPAREQIASAAAQRRTGGVPQGNAPDGARLARLLMAKGDPAQLASLSMAQDKNFGFATSADASSVAFRIGVSLMNLEVELIAGDGDRAQAQAARLAPLLESLAGNPDRSPLEWVVAQLERGADPSTLAGASGQLERLVPTEQLPFARLGAWAQGARLAAKTGNRDYLAAGVPRYFGNKVADQGVPVPAVLALKELDQRLKRPGNLDLELVEKELLVLLQAF
- a CDS encoding transglutaminase-like domain-containing protein, with protein sequence MLQKGLLLALLILVTAVPCRAKTLVVAGKISSEVTVTQQVTFGVEEKLSELIYRFPLPAAIKVASLNQRLTDHRLKFDPQPDSVKDETDDYGNSYKVVTWRKLAGDARATIVYTTAIDATLAPVKTRAPFPVGQVPEDVRLFLKPTKQVQATDPEVVKKAAELTADAANQGEAVDAVINFVTDHIRYETPPKSYDALYGLSTGTGNCQNYAHLACALLRASGIPARVAVGLTLKDKWKIPLDNRGSSLVQGMGEGLHAWIEVWFPGLGWLPCDPQQSKQFTSTRHIKYAHGLECGEIGTSWRAAPVLPRYSASISSNYSRDLVDLNLKGSGSEPRGYMASFEMIAAAPEVAVLTAPAPLPVPVALPVPVPSLPSLPKPEPKREGKQTPRPEPKPEPKPEPKLEPKPEPKLEPKPEPKPEPKLPSKPVAKPKLPPKPAPKAPVKEAKSELPKPEPQPAPLPKLEPKPLEKEPAPAPAKPAPKPKKKKPSGPPPVEPDAAGRVIFGNTHFPANLDFYTNSGNRGEASLERETAEYATSTSVYAQAFVLDRPLRLEQVSLAMRKFGGDGTVYLDIVADEDGKPGLTRGVRSRPVYLENVKRLPGYGWLDFAVAPDAETFPPGKYWVVLRRSGEAILNWYYTPGKPYSGPDDTRSTARGWQWEDILTYDFVFKVTGRVPR